AGCGCTCAGTTGCAAGCTGGCGCGGGCCGCTATCAGTTGCAATTGCCTACAGATTGGGCCAGCGGCAGTTATTTTCTGCAGTTTCGCAGCAAAACAGGCGAAATGCAAGGCAAATTATTTATCATTAAGTAAGAACTCATTTAAAATAAGAGATATGTTTTTGATTGGAAGTATTATTTTCTGGACCATGGCTGCGGTGGTCGGCTATTTTTCGCTCATTCCCCTCAAAGCGGCGGCAGAATACCGTTTTAGAGGCAAATTGGGCCTAACTGTAGAGGGGATTGGTTTTGCCGTTTGCCTATTGGCGGCCATTGCTACCGGTGGTTTTGCAGGCTATTTGTTGTTGGGCGGCGGCATTGCGGCTGGGGCGGCCATTCGTTCTCGCTCGGGCAATGATCAGCGTTATTTGGAATAAGAGCAGGCTCGCTAAGAGAAAGAGAAAACCGCTAATTTCTAGATCTAGAAGTTAGCGGTTTTTATTTTGGGGCTGCCCCTTCCTTCGGTCGGGTCGGGCTGTGTCGCAGCTCGCAGGTCTGCTCGGCCCTTCGGCAGCAAAGCTGCCTCGGTCTGCCGCTTCGCGGCACTGCTTTCCATCCCTCAGCCGCGGCGCTGCGCGCCTTTGCGGCGGCTTCGCCGCCTGCAGGACCCTACTCCTTATAGTGGTCCAAAATTTTGGCCTTCATCTGGAAATATCGAAAAATACCCAAGAAGAAAATCACTAAGCCCAAGGCAAAAAGCGCATAAGCCGTATAATGAGAGCTTGCTTTATCGGGATAAAAATTGATAATGGCAAAGCCCGTAACCACCATATAAAGTGCTGTGCGCATAAAAGAAAGTGCGGTGCGCTCATTGGCGAGGTGGGTGCGGTCTAGGGCAAGTAAATCGCGGACCAAGGGTTGGGGGTTATTATTGGTAGTATCAGACATAGCTTGTTTTTGTTTTGGGCCTAAGCAACAAAAAATAGCCATCATTTTCTGTGATAAGGTTGGCAGTCTGCTTAAATTTAAGAGGACTTTAAAATAAGCATCAAAATATTTTTTGCTTAGATGAATGCTGCTATCTTTGCGCCTAATCTTAATTAGATTAAATCTTAATAAACTAACAATAATGAAAAACTGGACCTTAGCGCTAGCCTTGGGCGCATTGAGCCTAACGGCTTGTAAGAAAGATGAAGACCCCAATGAAGGGTTGAAAGATGAGGTAGTGAGCAACTACTGCGAGATTGTTTATGCTTCTTATAGCGACAGTCATTTGAAGGCGC
This genomic interval from Saprospira grandis contains the following:
- a CDS encoding DUF202 domain-containing protein, which translates into the protein MSDTTNNNPQPLVRDLLALDRTHLANERTALSFMRTALYMVVTGFAIINFYPDKASSHYTAYALFALGLVIFFLGIFRYFQMKAKILDHYKE